From the Roseibium sp. HPY-6 genome, one window contains:
- a CDS encoding thiamine phosphate synthase produces the protein MKLDPFYPLVDSAEWVGRLVPSGVKLLQLRIKDMPEPELRNEISASKAICDRYGCQLIVNDHWKLAIETECDFLHLGQEDLADADLEAIRRAGLRLGVSTHDGDELDTALSVDPDYIALGPVFPTRSKSLTWAPQGLEKIGGWKRQIGDLPLVAIGGITLERSRDVLQSGADSIAVISDVTGHKDPERRAADWIKATQDWRR, from the coding sequence ATGAAACTCGATCCTTTCTATCCACTGGTCGACAGCGCCGAATGGGTTGGCCGTCTGGTGCCCTCGGGCGTCAAATTGCTTCAGCTGCGCATCAAGGACATGCCCGAACCAGAGCTTCGCAACGAGATATCAGCCTCCAAGGCTATTTGCGACCGGTACGGGTGTCAGCTCATCGTCAACGACCACTGGAAATTGGCAATAGAAACGGAGTGCGATTTTCTTCATCTAGGCCAGGAAGACCTTGCAGATGCCGATCTGGAAGCAATCCGACGGGCGGGCTTGCGTTTGGGCGTTTCCACACACGACGGAGATGAACTCGACACGGCGCTTTCGGTCGACCCCGACTATATCGCTCTGGGACCTGTTTTTCCGACCCGTTCGAAATCTCTGACGTGGGCTCCTCAAGGTCTTGAGAAAATTGGCGGCTGGAAGCGTCAGATTGGTGACCTGCCGCTTGTGGCGATCGGGGGCATTACGCTGGAACGGAGCAGGGACGTCCTGCAAAGCGGTGCCGACAGCATTGCCGTGATCAGTGACGTGACAGGCCATAAAGACCCTGAGCGGCGAGCCGCTGACTGGATAAAAGCAACGCAAGACTGGCGACGGTAA
- the cydD gene encoding thiol reductant ABC exporter subunit CydD, with the protein MDARKGIGKDADCALSIGDPGVSETKTLKRAGVSLAVSDLLWIPQAGFLAWALGIVLSGAATSEQSFLVSDVSPQLLWAAAAVVLIAGARVTLVRFAQTKSLTAARSIQSQARCRLLRAATRRSPSDSFPSAGAFSAHVVDQVDLLGPYYRNFIPQLMRLRLVPLAIVAVTAWFSWLAALILLVSGPLIPVFMALIGSRAKAASASQQEELTRLSGMLLDRIRGLETLKLFGALERTKAEIHEAGERFRIGTMKVLKVAFLSTTVLELFSALGIAFSAVYVGFSLLGDLNVGAWGTPFGFSQGLFILLLAPEFFAPLRAFSTAYHDRAAGIAARQKLSALLAEIETDRSAIASGPVEATAPKASIVSNGRLEPVRVSFEEVSLTASGRRILSRFSLNVAVGETTHLSGASGSGKTSLLDLVLGYRQPDSGSVRLNGIDIDLVAGELRQQVMWLGQAPTLFHGSVKANLLKGVSDPAPVTEEDIWKALRLAGAERLVRRLPQGLATQLGEDGFGLSVGEIRRVALARAAMRIHSTILIADEPTAGLDPETARDVISGLTQLAKNRTTLIATHDPAVLQMSGRRVDLNTRVEAGLEPV; encoded by the coding sequence TTGGACGCAAGGAAAGGGATTGGAAAAGACGCTGACTGCGCTCTTTCAATAGGAGATCCTGGTGTTTCTGAAACGAAAACCCTGAAGCGCGCGGGTGTTTCTCTGGCGGTTTCCGATCTTCTGTGGATCCCCCAGGCCGGTTTTCTGGCATGGGCCCTGGGGATCGTTTTGTCTGGCGCCGCCACCTCGGAGCAATCATTCCTCGTTTCCGATGTGTCACCTCAACTTCTATGGGCCGCAGCAGCCGTCGTCCTGATTGCCGGTGCACGCGTAACGCTTGTGCGCTTCGCACAGACCAAAAGTCTGACGGCTGCCCGGAGCATTCAAAGCCAGGCGAGATGCAGGCTGCTGCGAGCGGCAACCCGAAGGTCTCCCTCCGACAGTTTCCCGTCTGCCGGCGCATTTTCCGCCCACGTTGTAGATCAGGTCGATCTGCTTGGTCCCTATTACCGGAACTTCATTCCCCAGCTCATGCGTTTAAGGCTGGTGCCGCTTGCAATCGTCGCTGTGACAGCATGGTTCAGCTGGCTCGCTGCGTTGATTTTGCTGGTTAGCGGTCCTTTGATACCGGTGTTCATGGCACTGATCGGCTCACGCGCCAAGGCGGCCAGCGCGAGCCAGCAGGAAGAGCTCACACGTCTGAGCGGCATGTTGCTCGACCGGATCAGGGGACTGGAGACGCTGAAGCTCTTCGGCGCTCTGGAGAGGACCAAGGCCGAAATCCACGAGGCTGGTGAGCGTTTCAGGATCGGGACGATGAAGGTTCTGAAGGTCGCTTTCCTGTCGACGACTGTGCTGGAACTCTTTTCGGCGCTTGGCATTGCGTTTTCAGCGGTATACGTCGGATTTTCCCTGTTGGGAGATCTCAATGTCGGCGCCTGGGGAACTCCGTTCGGGTTTTCACAAGGTCTGTTTATCCTTTTGCTCGCCCCTGAATTCTTTGCGCCGCTACGTGCATTTTCAACCGCCTACCATGATCGTGCAGCGGGTATCGCAGCCAGGCAAAAGCTTTCTGCGCTTTTGGCGGAAATAGAAACTGACAGATCCGCAATTGCATCCGGTCCTGTCGAAGCAACGGCACCGAAGGCTTCAATTGTCTCGAACGGGAGATTGGAGCCCGTGCGCGTTTCCTTCGAAGAGGTGTCTCTCACGGCAAGTGGACGGCGGATACTCAGCAGGTTTTCACTGAACGTGGCCGTAGGCGAAACCACACATTTATCTGGTGCAAGCGGCTCGGGAAAAACAAGCCTCCTGGACCTCGTGCTTGGCTACCGTCAACCTGATAGCGGGTCTGTTCGGCTAAATGGCATCGACATTGACCTGGTTGCCGGTGAATTGCGTCAGCAGGTTATGTGGCTGGGCCAGGCACCGACGCTTTTTCATGGAAGCGTGAAGGCCAATTTGCTCAAAGGAGTTTCTGATCCTGCGCCGGTGACCGAAGAAGACATCTGGAAGGCATTGCGTCTCGCTGGTGCTGAACGTCTTGTCCGCCGCTTGCCACAGGGGCTTGCAACGCAGCTCGGGGAAGACGGATTTGGTTTGTCGGTTGGTGAAATTCGTCGGGTGGCGCTGGCGCGCGCCGCGATGCGCATTCATTCGACAATCCTGATCGCAGATGAACCGACCGCGGGACTCGATCCGGAAACGGCAAGAGACGTTATCAGTGGATTGACACAGCTCGCGAAGAACCGAACCACGCTCATCGCAACGCATGATCCGGCAGTCCTGCAGATGTCCGGGCGGCGTGTAGATCTGAATACACGTGTCGAAGCTGGATTGGAGCCTGTTTGA
- a CDS encoding cytochrome ubiquinol oxidase subunit I produces the protein MELSVVDLSRLQFAMTALYHFLFVPLTIGLSILLATMETVYVMTGREIWKRMVKFWGTLFGINFVLGVATGLTMEFQFGMNWAYFSQYVGDVFGAPLAIEGLMAFFLEATFVGLFFFGWDKLSKRQHLAATWALALGTNFSALWILIANGWMQNPVGSEFNPDTMRMEVTSFFEVLFNPVAQAKFVHTVSAGYVTAALFMLGISAWYMLQGRHLQIAKRSMAIASAFGFASALSVVVLGDESGYEANLNQKMKLATIEAMWETEPAPAAFNVVAWPDMDKRENIFAIEVPYVMGLIATRSLDTVIPGINELVDRSKDRIRQGAIAWDALQKIRENPDTVSEEVRETFSYNASSLGYAYLLLPYTDNPLEATTEQIEEAAWSTVPNVWPMFYAFRIMVACGFFFILLTTVFFYYSSAGKLDELREKRRWLLHVAVWSIPLPWIACEMGWFVAEYGRQPWIIESMLPTSAAVSSLSVTEVLLTLAGFVILYSTLLVIEIALMIKYIRIGPDDGEPAETLPPPVSAQPVSGAAPVPAE, from the coding sequence ATGGAACTAAGCGTCGTTGACCTGTCCCGGCTGCAATTTGCCATGACAGCGCTCTACCATTTCCTGTTTGTGCCCTTGACCATTGGCTTGTCCATTTTGCTCGCGACGATGGAGACGGTCTATGTGATGACCGGGCGCGAGATCTGGAAGCGCATGGTCAAGTTCTGGGGCACGTTGTTCGGTATCAACTTCGTCCTCGGCGTCGCAACGGGACTGACGATGGAATTCCAGTTTGGCATGAACTGGGCGTATTTCAGCCAGTATGTCGGCGATGTATTCGGCGCGCCGCTTGCAATTGAAGGCCTTATGGCGTTCTTTCTCGAGGCGACCTTCGTCGGGCTCTTCTTCTTCGGTTGGGACAAACTGTCCAAGCGCCAGCACCTGGCGGCCACATGGGCACTGGCGCTCGGTACGAATTTCTCCGCTCTCTGGATCCTGATTGCAAATGGCTGGATGCAAAACCCGGTCGGCTCGGAGTTCAATCCGGACACCATGCGCATGGAGGTCACCAGTTTCTTCGAGGTGCTGTTCAACCCGGTTGCGCAGGCCAAATTCGTACACACGGTATCGGCGGGCTACGTCACTGCCGCGCTCTTCATGCTGGGCATTTCCGCCTGGTACATGCTTCAGGGCAGGCATCTTCAGATCGCCAAGCGGTCCATGGCGATCGCATCCGCCTTTGGCTTTGCCTCAGCGCTTTCCGTTGTCGTTCTCGGTGACGAAAGCGGGTACGAGGCCAACCTGAACCAGAAGATGAAACTCGCAACAATTGAAGCCATGTGGGAGACCGAACCTGCACCCGCAGCTTTCAATGTCGTCGCCTGGCCGGACATGGATAAACGGGAGAATATCTTTGCGATTGAGGTGCCTTACGTCATGGGCCTGATCGCAACCCGGTCTCTGGACACGGTGATCCCCGGTATCAATGAACTTGTGGACCGCTCCAAGGACCGCATCCGTCAAGGAGCTATCGCCTGGGATGCCTTGCAGAAGATCAGGGAGAACCCGGACACGGTGTCTGAGGAGGTCCGTGAAACCTTCAGCTATAATGCCAGCTCACTTGGCTATGCGTACCTTCTGCTGCCCTATACCGACAATCCTCTGGAGGCGACAACGGAGCAAATCGAGGAGGCGGCCTGGTCGACCGTCCCGAACGTTTGGCCGATGTTCTATGCATTCCGGATCATGGTGGCGTGCGGCTTCTTTTTCATCCTTCTGACGACAGTGTTCTTCTACTACTCGTCGGCGGGCAAACTGGATGAGCTGCGCGAAAAACGCCGTTGGCTGCTTCATGTCGCCGTTTGGTCGATCCCGCTGCCGTGGATAGCCTGCGAAATGGGATGGTTCGTCGCTGAGTACGGACGTCAGCCCTGGATCATCGAGAGCATGCTGCCGACATCGGCCGCAGTGTCCAGCCTGTCGGTAACAGAGGTTCTGCTGACCCTGGCAGGATTCGTGATCCTGTACAGCACACTGCTGGTGATCGAGATTGCGCTGATGATCAAGTACATCCGGATCGGTCCGGACGATGGCGAACCGGCGGAGACCCTGCCACCGCCGGTGAGCGCACAGCCGGTTTCCGGCGCAGCCCCTGTTCCTGCGGAGTAA
- a CDS encoding NHL repeat-containing protein, which translates to MWIGIKAFVLACFACGTALAESEPAPFAAFDKAGPEVLNDPHDLAFGPDGRLYVADKFGNRIAVVDPETLDIVESLSAGKLPGAHDISFGPGGEVAVAVTGFGSVFVFSSIETLGVAPYVTLPAPRTEGALAHSNGRIYAMAGGTGVLIAYENGEAIASVGSHPGAHDVAESPDGSIWVADNFNRRLVRYSPALEKLQTVEGPQFGFYGPRYLDIDNFGRLVVADQDAHRILLIDPDGAEGAVLLGVLGSGQPGKGPNLFDDPEGVAIRGNEYYFSDSDNNRIVRYTVAIN; encoded by the coding sequence ATGTGGATCGGCATCAAAGCCTTCGTTCTTGCGTGTTTTGCCTGCGGAACCGCGCTTGCCGAAAGCGAGCCAGCCCCGTTCGCGGCGTTCGACAAGGCAGGACCGGAAGTGCTGAACGATCCACATGACCTTGCATTTGGACCAGATGGACGCCTTTACGTCGCCGACAAGTTCGGAAACAGGATCGCCGTCGTCGACCCGGAAACGCTCGACATCGTGGAAAGCCTGAGCGCAGGAAAACTCCCCGGTGCACATGACATCTCTTTTGGCCCCGGCGGCGAGGTTGCTGTCGCCGTGACGGGATTTGGCAGCGTGTTTGTCTTCAGCAGTATCGAGACACTGGGTGTCGCGCCATATGTCACTTTGCCCGCCCCCCGAACCGAAGGTGCCCTCGCCCACAGCAATGGCCGCATCTACGCGATGGCGGGCGGTACAGGCGTTCTGATCGCCTATGAAAACGGAGAAGCAATTGCAAGCGTCGGCTCGCACCCTGGCGCACACGATGTCGCGGAAAGTCCTGACGGGTCCATCTGGGTTGCCGACAATTTCAACCGCCGCCTCGTGCGCTATTCACCGGCCCTGGAAAAGCTGCAAACGGTCGAGGGTCCGCAATTCGGCTTCTACGGTCCCCGTTATCTGGACATCGACAATTTCGGCAGACTGGTTGTTGCAGATCAGGACGCGCATCGCATCCTCCTGATTGACCCGGACGGTGCGGAAGGTGCAGTTCTCCTCGGTGTCCTGGGCTCCGGACAGCCAGGCAAAGGTCCCAATCTCTTCGATGATCCCGAGGGCGTGGCCATCCGTGGCAACGAGTATTATTTCTCGGACAGCGACAACAACAGGATTGTCCGCTACACGGTTGCGATCAACTGA
- a CDS encoding CoA-acylating methylmalonate-semialdehyde dehydrogenase produces MQMIGHFVDGKHVEGTSGRFADVYNPATGEVQAQVALASQAEIDAAVANAAAAQVGWAATNPQRRARVMMKFVDLLNRDMDKLAEALSREHGKTLPDAKGDVIRGLEVAEFCIGAPHLLKGEFTEGAGPGIDMYSMRQPLGVVAGITPFNFPAMIPMWKFCPAIACGNAFILKPSERDPSVPIMLAELMMEAGLPAGVLNVVNGDKSAVDAICDDETIQAVGFVGSTPIAQYVYSRATAAGKRAQCFGGAKNHMIIMPDADLDQAADALVGAGYGAAGERCMAVSVAVPVGETTANALIEKLAPKVEALKIGPYTAGDDVDFGPLVTKEALGRVRGLVDQGVKEGARLVVDGRDFSMQGYEDGFFMGGCLFDNVTKDMDIYKTEIFGPVLSVVRAESYEEALDLPLSHEYGNGTAIFTRDGDTARDFASRINIGMVGINVPIPVPLAYHTFGGWKKSGFGDLNQHGPDGFKFYTRTKTVTTRWPSGLKDGAEFVIPTMK; encoded by the coding sequence ATGCAAATGATCGGTCACTTTGTTGATGGAAAGCACGTCGAGGGTACGTCTGGCCGCTTTGCCGACGTTTACAACCCTGCGACCGGAGAGGTTCAGGCACAAGTCGCGCTCGCGAGCCAGGCGGAAATTGATGCTGCCGTCGCAAATGCAGCTGCCGCGCAGGTCGGATGGGCCGCCACCAACCCGCAGCGCCGCGCTCGTGTGATGATGAAATTCGTCGACCTCCTGAACCGTGATATGGACAAGCTCGCCGAAGCATTGTCGCGAGAGCACGGCAAGACCCTGCCGGATGCCAAAGGCGACGTCATCAGAGGACTTGAGGTCGCGGAATTCTGCATCGGCGCGCCACATCTTCTGAAAGGCGAATTCACCGAAGGAGCGGGTCCGGGCATCGACATGTACTCCATGCGTCAGCCACTTGGCGTCGTTGCGGGCATCACGCCGTTCAACTTCCCGGCAATGATCCCGATGTGGAAATTCTGTCCGGCGATTGCGTGCGGCAATGCGTTTATCCTGAAACCGTCCGAACGCGATCCCTCCGTGCCGATCATGCTTGCGGAGCTGATGATGGAAGCAGGTCTTCCCGCTGGCGTTCTGAACGTCGTTAATGGCGACAAGAGCGCTGTTGATGCCATCTGCGATGACGAGACCATCCAGGCTGTCGGCTTTGTCGGATCAACACCGATCGCGCAGTATGTCTATTCCCGCGCAACGGCGGCTGGCAAACGTGCCCAGTGCTTCGGTGGCGCGAAAAACCACATGATCATTATGCCGGATGCCGATCTGGATCAGGCCGCTGACGCGCTAGTCGGGGCGGGTTACGGTGCCGCGGGTGAACGTTGCATGGCGGTTTCCGTCGCCGTCCCGGTCGGCGAAACCACGGCAAACGCGTTGATCGAAAAGCTGGCACCGAAAGTCGAAGCTTTGAAGATCGGTCCGTATACGGCCGGCGACGATGTTGATTTCGGACCGCTTGTGACCAAGGAAGCCCTTGGCCGGGTGAGAGGTCTCGTCGACCAGGGCGTCAAGGAAGGGGCCAGGCTTGTCGTCGACGGGCGGGACTTTTCCATGCAGGGTTATGAGGACGGCTTTTTCATGGGCGGCTGTCTTTTCGACAACGTCACCAAGGACATGGATATCTACAAAACCGAGATCTTTGGCCCTGTTTTGTCGGTCGTTCGCGCCGAAAGCTACGAAGAAGCGCTGGACCTGCCACTCAGCCATGAGTACGGCAACGGCACCGCGATTTTCACGCGCGACGGCGACACCGCGAGAGACTTCGCATCCAGGATCAACATCGGCATGGTCGGCATCAATGTTCCGATCCCCGTGCCGCTTGCCTATCACACGTTCGGCGGTTGGAAAAAGTCCGGTTTCGGCGACCTGAACCAGCATGGACCGGATGGCTTCAAGTTCTACACGCGCACCAAAACGGTTACCACACGCTGGCCATCCGGATTGAAGGACGGTGCTGAATTCGTCATCCCCACGATGAAATAA
- a CDS encoding LysR family transcriptional regulator, which yields MNWDDIRIFLSIARTGQILAAAKRLGVNHATVARRLTSLEDSLGTRLFDRSTSGCVLTDAGSRFFERAERMEAEAVAAEADLGGDTPEIAGTVRIGAPDGFGVAYLAPRLGKLTDKHPGLTVQLVPVARSFSLSRREADIAVTIDRPETGRLVAGKLVDYALGLYASRAYLQERGTPTSATDLSAHDLIGYVEDLLYSPQLNYGTEFTKDWTARFEIASALGQTEAVRGGAGIGILHDFIAREDNDFVAVLPVLKLHRSYWMVTHESSRPLRHVAAVQNFLRDQVARDKVMFA from the coding sequence ATGAACTGGGACGACATTCGAATTTTCCTTTCGATTGCCCGCACGGGCCAAATCCTTGCAGCTGCAAAGAGGTTGGGTGTCAATCACGCAACCGTTGCCAGACGCCTGACTTCTCTTGAGGACAGCCTTGGGACCCGTCTCTTCGATCGGTCAACATCCGGATGCGTGCTGACAGACGCCGGAAGCCGTTTCTTCGAGCGCGCAGAGCGGATGGAAGCCGAAGCCGTCGCGGCGGAAGCGGATCTGGGAGGAGACACGCCTGAAATTGCCGGAACGGTGCGCATAGGCGCACCTGACGGGTTTGGCGTAGCTTATCTTGCGCCAAGGCTCGGCAAGCTGACCGACAAGCATCCGGGCTTGACCGTGCAGCTTGTTCCTGTGGCGCGGTCATTCTCCCTGTCACGCCGCGAGGCCGATATTGCAGTTACCATCGACCGTCCGGAAACCGGACGTTTGGTTGCCGGAAAGCTGGTGGATTACGCACTCGGCCTTTATGCCTCCAGGGCCTATTTGCAGGAACGCGGCACCCCAACTTCCGCAACCGATCTTAGCGCGCACGATCTTATCGGCTATGTGGAGGATCTGCTTTATTCGCCGCAGCTCAACTATGGAACCGAGTTCACCAAGGACTGGACGGCGCGTTTCGAGATTGCCTCCGCCCTGGGCCAGACTGAGGCTGTCCGTGGTGGCGCGGGCATTGGCATCCTGCACGATTTTATCGCGCGCGAAGATAATGATTTCGTTGCTGTTTTGCCAGTTTTAAAACTCCATCGGTCGTATTGGATGGTGACGCACGAAAGCTCACGTCCGCTTCGTCATGTCGCCGCCGTTCAAAACTTCCTGCGCGATCAGGTCGCACGCGATAAAGTCATGTTTGCCTAG
- the cydB gene encoding cytochrome d ubiquinol oxidase subunit II produces MILYEMMDYSTLKVIWWVLLGVLLIGFAVTDGFDMGVGALLPFIAETDIERRIVINTIGPTWEGNQVWFILGGGAIFAAWPPLYAISFSGFYLAMFVVLAAMILRPVAFKYRSKRPDPSWRSSWDWALFVGSFVPALVFGVAVGNVLLGVPYSLDNDLRMTYEGSFFGLFSPFSLLCGLLSVAMLVMHGSVWLVMRASGDIARRARRFGTFAALLGIVLFALGGYLVASGYVDGFRITNEIDPNMQANPLAKDAVIEDGAWMANYAAYPLLWIVPGLGFLGMLGTLLLLQTRLEMLVFVFSKSAIVGIIATVGISMFPFILPSSVQPEASLTVWDASSTHRTLFNMLVATVIFLPIILVYTAWVYRVLWGKVDEETIERDNHTAY; encoded by the coding sequence ATGATCCTTTATGAAATGATGGACTACTCGACGCTGAAGGTGATCTGGTGGGTGCTGCTTGGTGTGCTTCTTATCGGCTTCGCCGTGACGGACGGCTTCGACATGGGGGTAGGGGCATTGCTGCCCTTCATTGCCGAAACGGATATTGAGCGGCGGATCGTGATCAACACCATCGGTCCGACCTGGGAAGGCAATCAAGTGTGGTTCATCCTGGGTGGCGGCGCCATCTTCGCGGCTTGGCCGCCACTCTATGCGATCAGCTTCTCCGGATTTTACCTGGCGATGTTCGTTGTGCTCGCGGCGATGATCCTGCGACCGGTTGCCTTCAAGTACAGGTCAAAAAGGCCGGATCCGTCCTGGCGGAGCAGCTGGGACTGGGCCCTGTTCGTCGGCTCATTCGTGCCCGCATTGGTGTTCGGCGTTGCGGTCGGCAATGTTCTCCTCGGAGTGCCTTATTCTCTCGATAACGATCTGCGCATGACCTATGAGGGTTCATTCTTCGGATTGTTCTCACCGTTCTCTTTGCTGTGTGGACTGCTTTCCGTCGCAATGCTCGTCATGCATGGTAGTGTCTGGCTTGTCATGCGCGCATCGGGAGACATCGCGCGCAGAGCACGCAGGTTCGGAACCTTTGCCGCATTGCTTGGCATAGTTCTCTTTGCGCTCGGGGGGTACCTGGTGGCCAGCGGGTATGTCGACGGTTTCCGGATTACCAATGAGATCGATCCCAACATGCAGGCAAACCCGCTTGCCAAGGACGCAGTCATCGAAGATGGCGCATGGATGGCGAACTATGCGGCTTACCCGCTTCTTTGGATCGTGCCCGGCCTGGGTTTCCTAGGCATGTTGGGAACGCTCCTATTGCTTCAGACCCGCTTGGAGATGCTGGTCTTCGTATTCTCCAAATCGGCGATTGTCGGAATAATCGCAACTGTCGGCATTTCGATGTTTCCCTTCATCCTGCCGTCTTCGGTTCAGCCTGAAGCAAGCCTGACCGTTTGGGATGCGTCGTCCACCCACCGCACATTGTTCAATATGCTTGTGGCGACCGTGATCTTTCTGCCGATCATTCTGGTCTACACCGCCTGGGTCTACAGGGTGCTTTGGGGCAAGGTTGACGAAGAGACCATCGAACGCGACAACCATACGGCCTACTGA
- the cydC gene encoding thiol reductant ABC exporter subunit CydC — translation MNPIWQVAKSQFRHDRFHFCIGIFVAVLPAAAGLLLLGVSGWFITAAALAGLSGAFLNIFAPSAIIRALAIIRTAGRYGERVLTHDATFRFLGDLRNRLFASNAEKVSAGRRSGLVLNRLTADVAALDTVYLRLLVPISLAIIIAVSLLIIWWTVSASVFLTGLSFMAVWAFLAQKVLTRSDRQMARRADAASEAMRLRTTDLAAGRRDLAVYGGLENAADRIFTAERLLQNSEDWREKRAAGYGAVSGFVGQTFLAAMLLVCVWNVVDGTFGVPLAVGLVLAVIALPELVSAVLLGLTNLPRSELAAKRTVSTGLQILEAKTGARRKGDQPVSTKRPDYVLSFQAVSFTYPGATEPVLDRLSFDVKPGEIVALAGRSGCGKSTIATLAARLRNADSGCILLNGRNIETFRDTDLSDAVTVLGQRPYFFNDTIAANLRVANPSASEQDMWKALEQSVLMDRIASDGDGLNCVLGEGGLGLSGGELRRLALARAFLTRPSLFILDEMTEGLDQETASEVLDRFFKFRGTASVLMIAHKQREIDAADRVVNLDNMSGD, via the coding sequence ATGAACCCGATCTGGCAGGTTGCCAAAAGCCAATTTCGGCATGATCGCTTTCATTTCTGTATCGGGATCTTTGTCGCTGTGCTGCCGGCAGCGGCGGGCCTTTTGTTGCTTGGGGTTTCCGGTTGGTTCATTACCGCAGCGGCCCTTGCCGGTTTAAGTGGCGCCTTTCTGAACATATTTGCTCCGAGCGCAATTATCAGAGCACTTGCCATCATTCGAACCGCGGGTCGCTATGGCGAACGCGTTCTGACACACGACGCGACCTTCCGTTTCCTGGGGGATTTGCGAAATCGTCTGTTTGCGAGCAACGCTGAAAAAGTGTCGGCAGGGCGCCGGTCTGGTCTGGTCCTGAACCGTTTGACAGCCGATGTCGCAGCGCTGGACACTGTTTATCTCCGTCTGTTGGTGCCCATCTCACTGGCGATCATCATTGCCGTTTCTTTGCTGATCATCTGGTGGACAGTCTCAGCTTCTGTGTTTTTGACCGGGCTGTCTTTCATGGCTGTCTGGGCTTTTCTCGCCCAAAAGGTTTTAACAAGGTCGGACCGGCAAATGGCTCGGCGGGCGGACGCGGCATCCGAAGCAATGCGCCTTCGAACGACGGATCTTGCTGCAGGAAGACGGGACCTTGCGGTCTATGGAGGTCTCGAAAACGCGGCCGACCGCATTTTTACCGCTGAACGCCTCCTGCAGAATTCTGAAGATTGGCGCGAAAAGCGCGCAGCGGGGTACGGTGCGGTTTCTGGATTTGTCGGCCAGACATTTCTCGCCGCTATGCTGCTTGTGTGCGTCTGGAATGTCGTGGACGGAACATTTGGCGTTCCCCTTGCTGTCGGTCTGGTGCTGGCGGTCATCGCTCTTCCGGAGCTGGTGTCCGCTGTTTTGCTCGGGCTGACGAACCTGCCACGATCCGAATTGGCTGCTAAGCGCACGGTCTCCACGGGGCTGCAAATCCTCGAGGCAAAAACCGGAGCCCGGCGGAAAGGCGATCAGCCAGTTTCCACCAAGCGGCCAGACTATGTTCTGAGCTTCCAAGCTGTATCTTTCACATACCCCGGAGCAACGGAACCGGTTCTCGACAGGCTGTCATTCGATGTCAAACCCGGCGAGATTGTTGCCCTTGCCGGACGAAGCGGATGTGGCAAGAGCACGATTGCCACCCTGGCAGCACGACTGCGGAATGCCGACTCAGGTTGCATCCTGCTGAACGGAAGGAACATTGAAACCTTCCGGGATACTGACCTGAGCGATGCTGTCACGGTCCTGGGTCAGCGCCCCTATTTCTTCAACGACACGATTGCTGCCAATTTGCGTGTGGCGAATCCCTCAGCCAGTGAGCAGGACATGTGGAAGGCTCTGGAGCAATCCGTGCTCATGGATCGAATCGCGTCGGACGGAGACGGTCTGAATTGTGTGCTGGGAGAGGGCGGACTTGGGCTGTCGGGCGGTGAGTTACGCCGGCTCGCACTCGCAAGGGCATTTCTAACGCGCCCGAGCCTGTTCATTCTGGACGAAATGACGGAAGGCCTCGACCAAGAGACGGCGAGCGAAGTCCTGGATCGCTTTTTCAAGTTCAGAGGAACGGCCTCTGTTCTGATGATCGCTCACAAACAGCGCGAAATCGATGCGGCGGACCGGGTTGTCAATCTGGACAATATGTCCGGTGACTGA
- the cydX gene encoding cytochrome bd-I oxidase subunit CydX: MWYFAWILGMPLACCLAILNAMWLELRSDDERNERQRIHRS, encoded by the coding sequence ATGTGGTACTTTGCCTGGATCCTCGGAATGCCCTTGGCGTGTTGCCTCGCGATCCTGAACGCCATGTGGCTCGAATTGCGCTCAGACGACGAGCGCAACGAACGGCAACGCATTCATCGAAGCTGA